Proteins found in one Brachypodium distachyon strain Bd21 chromosome 5, Brachypodium_distachyon_v3.0, whole genome shotgun sequence genomic segment:
- the LOC100842003 gene encoding transcription factor EAT1 — MIIGGDYFEGSHDHSLMAGSLIHDSSQAPKCNGNTDIELQKFKVPSFSSEILTNSTNLSSEAARAINHLQHQLGIDLEQDMQPVETATWDASICSIQDHIINNQISEDPQNILVEQQIQQYDAAIYPNSSYTPAPDLLNLLHCTVAPAFPTTTSVFGDTSLSSTNYLDLNGEFTGVAATPESGLMFTSDSALQLGYHATQSHPLKDICHSLPQNYGLFPGEDEREVMIGVGSVGGDIFQDIDDRQFDTVLECRRGKGEFGKGKGKANFATERERREQLNVKYKTLKDLFPNPTKSDRASVVGDAIEYIDELNRTVKELKILVEQKWHGNKRTKIIKLDEEVAADGESSSMKPMRDDQDNQFDGTIRSSWVQRRSKECHIDVRIVENEVNIKLTEKKKVNSLLHAARVLDEFQLELIHAVGGIIGDHHIFMFNTKVSEGSSVYACAVAKRLLQAVDAQHQAINIFH, encoded by the exons ATGATTATTGGGGGTGACTATTTTGAAGGTTCCCATGATCATAGTCTCATGGCAGGATCTTTGATCCATGATTCTTCTCAAGCTCCTAAATGCAACGGCAACACAGATATCGAGCTACAGAAATTCAAAGTGCCCTCGTTTTCATCGGAAATTCTTACCAATTCGACCAATCTTTCCTCTGAAGCTGCAAGAGCAATCAACCACCTTCAGCATCAACTAGGAATTGATTTGGAGCAAGATATGCAACCAGTGGAAACTGCGACCTGGGATGCTTCTATCTGCAGTATCCAAGACCACATCATCAACAATCAGATTAGTGAAGATCCACAAAACATATTGGTGGAACAACAGATTCAACAGTATGATGCTGCAATTTATCCAAACAGTTCTTACACACCAGCGCCTGATCTCTTAAATCTTCTCCACTGCACTGTGGCTCCAGCATTCCCTACAACAACCTCTGTCTTTGGTGATACATCACTGAGTAGTACCAACTATTTGGATCTGAATGGTGAGTTTACAGGAGTGGCAGCGACTCCTGAAAGTGGTTTGATGTTCACTAGTGATTCAGCCTTGCAGTTAGGGTATCATGCTACCCAGTCTCATCCACTAAAGGATATCTGCCATTCATTGCCACAAAATTATGGGCTGTTCCCCGGTGAAGATGAAAGAGAAGTCATGATTGGGGTTGGAAGTGTGGGAGGAGATATTTTTCAGGACATTGATGACAGGCAATTTGATACTGTACTGGAATGCAGAAGAGGAAAGGGTGAGTTCGGGAAGGGCAAAGGAAAAGCTAACTTTGCaactgagagagagaggagagaacaGCTAAATGTGAAGTACAAGACTCTAAAAGACCTCTTCCCCAATCCTACCAAG AGTGACAGGGCCTCAGTAGTAGGGGATGCCATTGAATACATAGATGAGCTGAATCGGACAGTGAAGGAACTGAAGATCCTAGTGGAACAGAAGTGGCATGGAAATAAGAGGACAAAGATAATAAAGTTGGATGAGGAGGTAGCTGCTGATGGTGAAAGCTCATCGATGAAGCCAATGAGGGATGATCAAGACAATCAGTTCGATGGGACCATAAGGAGCTCCTGGGTTCAGAGGAGGTCGAAGGAATGCCATATTGATGTCCGTATAGTGGAAAATGAAGTAAACATCAAGCTTACTGAAAAGAAGAAGGTCAACTCCCTGCTTCATGCTGCAAGGGTTCTTGATGAGTTCCAGCTTGAGCTCATCCATGCGGTTGGAGGGATTATTGGTGATCACCACATATTCATGTTTAACACTAAG GTATCTGAAGGCTCCTCGGTTTATGCTTGTGCAGTGGCTAAGAGGCTCCTTCAAGCAGTGGACGCACAACACCAGGCCATTAACATATTCCACTAG
- the LOC100827847 gene encoding altered inheritance rate of mitochondria protein 25, whose product MRWLPGLLSQARAAARASSSHARGSNGFATGGGDGPGVPREWMRKLWVEELRKQKDAARSLGRRAVAKADGGGGEDSLGFLARAARAFVNSEPAAAGAERMAGSEVAPSEGVQYDFRNLPYIEAKLKPLLSRSNLVIARDVEWANIMFAFEQESRYILMDPLHSQSPVGFIREKSNVIFRQLLRSRRPFVAEFTDAMGNEIFTVRRPFWFINSSIYAEVDGKEIGVVHRRWHLWRRIYDLYLGNKQFAVVENPGFWNWTFTLVDEDDNLLAQIDRNWRGFGFELFTDAGQYAIRFGDAGQSRKVGLASGIEELDVARQLTLPERAVALALAVSLDCDYFSRRGGWGIPFLIVTE is encoded by the exons ATGAGGTGGCTACCCGGGCTGCTCTCCCAGGCGAGGGCGGCCGCGAgggccagcagcagccacgCCAGAGGATCCAATGGGTTCGCGACtggcggcggggacgggccGGGGGTGCCCCGGGAGTGGATGCGGAAGCTGTGGGtcgaggagctgaggaagcAGAAGGATGCTGCGAGGAGCTTGGGGAGGCGTGCTGTCGCGAAGgctgacggtggcggcggtgaggaTTCCCTCGGCTTCCTTGCTAGGGCCGCTCGCGCGTTTGTGAACTCCgagccggccgcggcgggggctGAGAGGATGGCTGGCAGCGAGGTGGCGCCGTCTGAAGGCGTCCAGTATGACTTCCGGAACCTCCCATACATAGAG GCCAAACTGAAGCCTCTCCTTTCAAGATCCAATCTCGTTATTGCCAGGGATGTAGAGTGGGCAAATATCATGTTTGCTTTCGAGCAG GAAAGTAGATATATCTTAATGGATCCACTCCATTCTCAATCT CCTGTAGGGTTTATTCGAGAGAAAAGCAATGTCATCTTTAGGCAG TTACTTCGGTCGAGACGACCATTTGTTGCAGAATTTACTGATGCTATGGGTAATGAGATATTTACG GTCCGCCGGCCATTTTGGTTCATCAACAGTTCCATTTATGCAGAGGTGGATGGCAAG GAGATAGGTGTAGTCCACAGGCGTTGGCATCTTTGGCGTAGAATATATGACCTGTACTTAGG GAACAAGCAATTTGCGGTTGTCGAGAATCCTGGATTTTGGAACTGGACCTTTACCCTGGTTGATGAGGATGACAATCTCTTAGCTCAGATTGATCGTAATTGGAGGGGATTTGGTTTTGAG CTCTTCACGGATGCCGGCCAGTATGCAATCAGGTTTGGTGATGCTGGACAGAGCCGTAAAGTTGGTCTCGCTTCAGGT ATTGAAGAACTAGACGTTGCTCGCCAGCTGACTTTACCTGAAAGGGCTGTGGCTCTTGCTCTAGCGGTGTCTCTGGACTGTGATTACTTTTCTAGGAGAGGGGGCTG GGGTATTCCTTTTCTTATTGTCACAGAGTAG
- the LOC100839489 gene encoding uncharacterized protein LOC100839489: MGEMDLGDMVLSWSLQEIMDDDLYRGKVETIPCNFNSLDQYLNSYRAPLIEETRSDLCSCLELISEAPSSKILSMEVAGKSGLYFMDVDFWDNGAGFSTETYTARNGDIFILSSMKPEAAEDFNRYGVTYSLAIVTEVSLDDEYQKGFRVKVAKDIGLEEDLNKLRHAIFLNNIMTNIRIWKALSFDTHMDNNFTVIKSLLAPTNLSDDICGICVKHDGDCLTSFTEQLLSINLNRSQVDAIESVISAIRCRHMDHTKLIWGPPGTGKTKTVSALLWVLACLKCRTLTCAPTNVAVVGVCARFLQNLKDFNEHIDESSQPFPLGDVLLFGNKSNMDITEDLEDVFLDFRVDVLVESFSLLSGWKYRIASVISLFEDCASQYDMLLEDDGKSDPVCLLDFIKKQFDVTSLALKRCIMNLWIHLPGRCFPRDKVSKLLNMLEKFGVLLCDADLTDESLKRGLGCLSTENSVCVQPMSFIEKELGGARFTCLKLLKDLQHSLNLPTGVDKMWVQSYCMRNATLLFCTTSSSYRLHHMEIAPLDVLIVDEAAQVRECELVIPLRLHWLKHVVLVGDDCQLSAMVKSQVCKEAGFGTSLFGRLVLLNFEKYLLNIQYRMHPCISSFPNAQFYERKILDGSNVLFPSYNEDYTCLPFGSYTFINVTDGREDKEGTGNSRRNMVEVVVVLHLIQTIFKSRKRTGQGLSIGVVSPYSSQVDAIKRRLDKTYDKCDGFHVRVKSIDGFQGEEDDIIILSTVRSNGSGVVGFLADYQRTNVALTRARHCLWIVGHAHTLYKSGTVWTDLVADAQRRKCVFSATDDSAMCKLVLKVKQELDELDDLLNADSVVFSNTRWKVVVSDEFRKSFTKIKSPHLRGEVLQKLIKLGGGWRIKVKNLDIPGGFHLAKVYKVRDLYLVWSTDLEKNETRYRQIIRIWDLLSQQHVARTVQRLENLFSMYTDDYLDHCRRVQTQGKLEVPMVWDVEHDIIRYKKDCKADAQEEQDLVDRSYAMENSKVSECFLLMKFYSLSSGVAKHLLTATDGSEIDIPFELTDEEEVIIQFPLTSFILGRSGTGKTTVLTMKLIQKEQQSLIASQGLNLDAISGANDKNIMPVKDVGESSVKQVFITVSPKLCSAIKNHICRLKRFSSGDVSDDTSILHMHDSIDDLEEFTEIPDNFSDLPHEHYPLTITYRKFLMMLDGTCKTSFFDVFYGEVRSSNDREHSKSRAWQTFIESKEVTYEKFASFYWPRCNADLTKKFDSSTVFTEIISHIKGGYQASRPYTGKLGRQDYVMLSDKRFSSLNSEKRDKIYDIFLDYETMKSTAREFDLSDFVNSLHSSLVSEGYNGDMVDFVYIDEVQDLTMTQIALLKYVCRNFKEGFVFAGDTAQTIARGIDFRFEDIRSLFYTGFLKETEAFNQGVKKGKKVHLSDMFQLSQNFRTHCGILRMAQSIMSLLYFFFPSSVDKLNPETGLVYGEAPVLLESDNDENAIMTIFGESKSKHGNLHGFGAEQVILVRDDATKKQVVDLVGKQALVLTIVECKGLEFQDVLLYNFFGSSPLRNKWRVLYGYMKDRNIIAQSEEVSHPDFDRSKHYLLCSELKQLYVAITRTRQRLWICENTDDHCRPMFDYWKKLCLVEVRLLDSSLVQAMQTGSSTDDWRLRGTKLFNEGQFKMATMCFEKAGDAHREKWARAAGLVATADRVISTNLELGKASYQTASEIYESIGMHEKAAACYMKLGDYKRAGMVYMQKCGSSRLEDAGDCFAVTECWSEAAEVYFKAKCYTKCFSMCSKGKQLFHLGLRFLQQLEEEHLIENSKSLEVSAIRKTYLENCAQHYFERGDIKLMIPFVKAFSSMDHVRAFLNSRNLVDELLSLEMEMGNFLEAAAIAKHKGNVLLEVDMLEKANLFENATHLLLLHIVVDSLWSSNSRGWPPKRYAEKEQLLAKAKEMAKNVSEFFYCFACLETDAMSDVHKSLPSLNTTLLESRKCGNLFVELVASRSILDVHLQSRASGYNLELGPGSEDESSCSGMLACNQISPQTLVYFWNHWKSIIVKVLCHLRHSDGLESNDYAIMYEDLCAKYFGWRKDDEDDRYVVLNMNSSWLSITGRNSLQQDGNRCWLDVLQCHSCALHFCMNELSSVGLSVLKKLESFVQVPPKQASSYALVRTVLMINEIAKFLEEPEFSMPKSTIKLKSFFALCERRFFELVFLLWRDGTARSLLCVLDSPTAYGLIADSLGAYLRPTNKNLTHGHLGRTTLLLLHAARLDDVLISRLQQYLDNNSEWTDFFRCLKRFLDTGVDRTSLISNFKLALDFTFNEVEWRDELDYISPICYVGLIECLAFLSSAYLIQNDCIFCTSSVLVNMLECRTSKVYLDTCLVSNSSPDSDMDHIARSTGRFISQTIMTILTNKNMLREWARMTSTPTSSYIPVLQKLVLTLYPLILTLSVDNCYEVTNSLLKCGVFEDLPLEFSQKIVHALQMRSRTPSNFTRVFADALAAIGNRMVVIGSPKGRGISGNLNAHMISTADLCDVQKVMALLRPEELSSVKQKTLLPEEIKSNGKKVSNILSGNFLKTSNVRDNKMESTKEMDLSDESIPFWERFEAFQVNKQGQQDARVISRFLVSAISWLEQRIPTENVDVQLFEEVKQICDEFAKNCARAKKRVTVEDLLLRWEDGESKLQTFISLLRSQKASMEGDRRNEAAAAVEAHSADQQTGCSDNEPDAGGSNEVESVEEEAAAPASTSKKAAQKQKNMKKSKKSKGRGRK, encoded by the exons ATGGGGGAGATGGATTTGGGTGACATGGTGCTCTCCTGGTCGCTCCAGGAGATCATGGACGACGACCTCTACAGGGGCAAG GTTGAGACTATCCCCTGCAACTTCAACTCACTTGATCAGTATCTCAACTCGTATCGTGCACCTCTAATTGAAGAAACAAGGTCAGATCTATGCTCATGCCTTGAACTCATCAGTGAAGCACCCTCGTCGAAAATACTGTCCATGGAGGTAGCAGGAAAATCAGGATTATACTTTATGGATGTGGACTTTTGGGACAACGGAGCTGGTTTTTCTACTGAAACATATACTGCGAGAAATGGTGACATATTTATTTTGTCTAGCATGAAACCTGAAGCTGCAGAGGACTTCAATCGCTATGGTGTGACATATAGCTTGGCAATTGTTACTGAGGTTTCTTTGGATGATGAATACCAGAAGGGCTTCAGAGTTAAAGTTGCAAAAGATATTGGTTTGGAAGAAGACTTAAATAAACTCAGACATGCGATATTTCTTAATAATATCATGACAAACATCCGGATATGGAAAGCACTTTCCTTTGACACGCATATGGATAACAATTTTACAGTAATTAAGTCACTATTAGCCCCCACAAATTTG AGTGATGATATATGTGGTATCTGTGTCAAACATGATGGAGACTGTTTGACTTCTTTTACAGAGCAATTGCTATCGATTAATCTTAATAGATCGCAAGTGGATGCTATTGAATCTGTCATCTCAGCTATCCGATGCAGGCATATGGACCACACAAAGCTAATATGGGGTCCACCTGGTACTGGAAAGACCAAGACAGTTAGCGCTTTGTTGTGGGTTCTGGCTTGTTTGAAATGCAGAACTCTTACTTGTGCTCCAACAAATGTTGCTGTCGTTGGAGTTTGTGCTCGTTTCCTTCAAAACTTGAAGGATTTCAATGAGCACATTGACGAAAGTAGTCAACCCTTTCCTCTTGGAGATGTCTTGCTATTTGGGAACAAGTCTAACATGGACATCACCGAGGATCTTGAGGACGTTTTCTTGGATTTTCGTGTCGATGTACTTGTTGAAAGCTTTTCATTGTTATCTGGATGGAAGTACAGAATAGCTTCAGTGATTTCCCTTTTTGAGGACTGTGCTTCGCAGTATGACATGCTTCTTGAGGATGATGGAAAAAGTGACCCAGTTTGCCTTTTGGATTTCATAAAGAAGCAATTTGATGTGACATCATTAGCTCTTAAAAGATGCATAATGAATTTGTGGATTCACCTTCCTGGAAGGTGCTTTCCTCGCGATAAAGTCTCTAAATTGCTTAATATGTTGGAAAAATTTGGTGTCCTTCTGTGTGATGCAGACTTAACTGATGAGAGCTTGAAAAGGGGCCTTGGTTGTCTCTCAACTGAAAATTCAGTTTGTGTACAGCCTATGTCTTTTATTGAGAAGGAACTGGGTGGAGCAAGGTTTACATGCCTTAAATTGCTTAAAGATCTGCAGCACTCGCTCAATTTGCCCACTGGAGTTGACAAAATGTGGGTTCAGAGCTACTGCATGCGTAATGCAACACTTCTTTTCTGTACTACCTCTAGCTCATATCGGTTGCATCACATGGAGATTGCACCCCTCGACGTGTTAATTGTTGATGAGGCTGCTCAAGTGCGGGAGTGTGAACTGGTGATCCCACTACGTCTGCATTGGTTGAAACATGTTGTTTTGGTAGGAGATGACTGTCAGCTGAGTGCAATGGTTAAAAGTCAA GTATGCAAAGAAGCTGGATTTGGAACAAGTCTTTTTGGGAGATTGGTTTTGCTAAATTTCGAAAAATATTTGCTGAATATACAGTATCGCATGCATCCTTGTATCAGCTCATTTCCAAATGCTCAGTTTTATGAGAGGAAAATTTTAGATGGTTCAAATGTTCTGTTTCCTAGCTATAATGAGGATTACACATGCCTCCCTTTCGGCAGCTACACTTTTATAAATGTCACCGATGGAAGGGAAGACAAAGAGGGCACGGGAAACAGTAGGAGAAATATGGTtgaagttgttgttgttttgcaCCTTATTCAAACTATTTTTAAAT CTCGGAAAAGGACAGGCCAAGGACTCAGCATTGGTGTTGTCTCTCCATATAGTTCTCAAGTTGATGCAATTAAACGGAGACTTGACAAAACGTACGACAAATGTGATGGCTTTCATGTGCGGGTGAAGTCCATTGATGGATTTCAAGGTGAAGAGGATGATATAATCATACTATCAACGGTTAGATCCAATGGGAGTGGAGTTGTTGGATTTCTTGCTGATTACCAGAGAACAAATGTTGCTCTTACTAGAGCAAG GCACTGTCTTTGGATCGTTGGGCATGCTCATACACTCTATAAAAGTGGGACCGTCTGGACAGACCTAGTTGCTGATGCACAAAGACGTAAATGTGTTTTCAGTGCCACTGACGACTCAGCCATGTGCAAGTTGGTTTTGAAAGTAAAGCAAGAGCTCGATGAACTTGATGATCTTCTTAACGCTGATTCAGTGGTTTTCAGCAATACCAGATGGAAG GTCGTTGTCAGTGATGAGTTCAGAAAGTCTTTCACCAAAATAAAGTCACCACACCTTAGGGGGGAAGTACTCCAAAAGCTTATCAAACTGGGCGGTGGTTGGAGGATAAAAGTTAAGAACTTAGACATACCTGGTGGTTTCCATCTTGCAAAAGTGTACAAGGTCAGGGACCTTTATCTTGTTTGGAGTACTGACCTggagaaaaatgaaacaagGTATCGCCAGATAATAAGAATTTGGGACCTACTGTCGCAGCAACATGTTGCGAGAACTGTTCAGCGACTCGAGAATCTGTTTTCCATGTACACAGATGATTACCTGGATCACTGCAGAAGAGTGCAGACACAGGG GAAGCTGGAGGTTCCTATGGTTTGGGATGTTGAACATGATATTATTCGCTATAAGAAGGATTGCAAAGCTGATGCTCAGGAAGAGCAAGATCTCGTGGATAGGTCATATGCTATGGAAAATTCGAAAGTTAGCGAATGCTTCTTGCTGATGAAATTCTACTCTTTATCATCTGGAGTGGCAAAGCATTTGCTGACAGCTACTGATGGATCTGAAATTGATATCCCCTTTGAACTAACTGATGAAGAGGAGGTGATAATCCAGTTCCCGCTCACTAGTTTCATACTTGGGAGGTCTGGCACCGGAAAAACCACTGTACTAACAATGAAACTGATTCAAAAAGAGCAACAGTCACTGATTGCATCCCAAGGTCTAAATTTGGATGCAATATCTGGGGCGAATGACAAAAATATTATGCCAGTGAAAGACGTTGGAGAAAGTTCTGTGAAACAAGTGTTTATCACTGTAAGCCCAAAGTTATGTTCAGCTATAAAGAATCACATTTGCAGGCTTAAAAG ATTCAGCTCTGGTGATGTCTCTGATGATACTAGCATTCTTCACATGCATGATTCCATAGATGACCTGGAAGAGTTCACAGAGATTCCTGACAATTTTAGTGATCTACCTCATGAGCACTATCCTCTTACCATAACATATCGAAAGTTCCTGATGATGCTGGATGGGACATGCAAGACATCATTTTTTGATGTGTTTTATGGTGAAGTGAGGTCCAGCAATGACAGAGAGCATTCTAAATCTCGTGCATGGCAAACTTTTATCGAATCAAAGGAAGTTACATATGAGAAATTCGCTTCTTTCTATTGGCCTCGTTGTAACGCAGATCTGACAAAGAAATTTGATTCTTCCACTGTCTTTACTGAAATAATTTCCCACATAAAGGGTGGATATCAAGCAAGCAGGCCTTATACTGGCAAACTTGGTAGACAAGATTATGTGATGCTCTCAGATAAAAGGTTTTCATCTCTGAACAGTGAGAAGAGAGATAAGATTTACGATATTTTCCTTGACTATGAGACTATGAAAAGCACTGCCAGAGAGTTTGATCTGTCAGATTTTGTCAATAGTCTCCACAGCAGTCTAGTATCCGAGGGCTACAACGGAGATATGgttgattttgtttacatAGATGAGGTGCAGGATCTCACCATGACACAAATAGCACTTCTTAAGTATGTCTGCAGGAACTTCAAGGAAGGATTCGTTTTTGCTGGTGACACAGCACAGACTATAGCAAGGGGTATTGATTTCAGGTTTGAAGATATCCGTTCACTATTTTATACTGGATTCCTCAAAGAAACTGAAGCGTTTAATCAAGGAGttaagaaaggaaaaaaagtcCATCTCTCTGATATGTTCCAACTTTCCCAAAATTTCCGTACACACTGTGGCATCCTTCGTATGGCACAAAGTATCATGAGCCTTTTATACTTCTTTTTCCCGTCAAGTGTTGACAAACTTAATCCAGAGACTGGACTTGTATATGGAGAAGCTCCTGTGCTGCTGGAGTCTGATAATGATGAAAATGCAATTATGACTATTTTTGGAGAAAGCAAAAGTAAACATGGTAACCTGCATGGGTTTGGTGCTGAGCAAGTCATACTAGTTCGTGATGATGCGACCAAAAAACAAGTTGTTGATCTTGTTGGTAAACAGGCTCTTGTTTTGACTATTGTTGAATGCAAGGGACTTGAGTTCCAG GATGTGCTGTTGTACAACTTTTTTGGTTCGTCACCTTTAAGAAACAAATGGAGAGTTCTGTATGGCTACATGAAAGATAGAAATATTATAGCACAATCTGAGGAGGTCTCTCATCCGGATTTTGACAGAAGCAAGCATTATCTTCTCTGTTCAGAGCTGAAGCAGCTCTATGTTGCAATCACACGCACTAGGCAAAGACTCTGGATATGTGAGAATACAGATGATCACTGTCGACCAATGTTTGACTACTGGAAGAAGTTGTGTCTTGTAGAAGTTAGATTACTTGATTCTTCCCTCGTTCAAGCAATGCAGACAGGAAGCAGCACTGATGATTGGCGGCTACGGGGAACTAAG TTATTCAATGAGGGGCAATTCAAGATGGCTACTATGTGTTTTGAAAAGGCTGGTGATGCACACAGAGAGAAATGGGCAAGAGCTGCTGGACTTGTAGCAACTGCTGACCGTGTCATCTCCACAAATTTGGAGTTGGGCAAGGCTTCATATCAAACAGCATCAGAGATTTATGAGTCCATAGGCATGCATGAGAAAGCTGCTGCCTGCTATATGAAATTAGGTGACTACAAAAGAGCAG GTATGGTCTATATGCAAAAATGTGGTAGTTCCAGGCTTGAGGATGCTGGTGACTGTTTTGCTGTCACCGAATGCTGGTCAGAGGCAGCTGAAGTTTACTTCAAAGCTAAATGTTACACCAAATGTTTTTCGATGTGCTCAAAAGGAAAACAGTTGTTCCATCTGGGTTTGCGATTCCTGCAACAGTTGGAGGAGGAACATCTAATCGAGAATTCAAAATCCCTGGAGGTTTCTGCAATTAGAAAAACGTATCTGGAAAATTGTGCGCAACATTATTTTGAACGCGGTGACATAAAGCTTATGATCCCTTTTGTCAAGGCTTTCAGTTCTATGGATCATGTACGGGCATTCTTAAACTCTAGGAATCTGGTTGATGAACTGTTGAGTTTAGAGATGGAGATGGGTAATTTCCTTGAAGCTGCAGCAATAGCAAAGCATAAAGGAAATGTCTTACTGGAGGTAGACATGCTCGAGAAGGCAAATTTGTTTGAGAATGCTACACATCTTCTCCTTCTACATATCGTTGTAGATTCCTTGTGGTCTTCAAATAGTAGAGGGTGGCCTCCAAAAAGATATGCAGAGAAGGAACAGTTGCTTGCAAAAGCCAAAGAGATGGCGAAGAATGTATCTGAGTTCTTCTACTGTTTTGCTTGCTTGGAAACTGATGCAATGTCTGATGTGCACAAGTCTCTTCCCAGTTTAAATACCACTTTGCTCGAGAGCAGAAAATGTGGGAACTTGTTTGTTGAACTAGTAGCTTCCCGTTCAATTCTTGATGTTCACCTTCAGTCTCGTGCCTCTGGATACAATTTGGAATTAGGGCCAGGATCTGAGGATGAAAGTAGTTGCAGTGGTATGTTGGCTTGTAACCAGATATCACCCCAAACTCTAGTGTATTTCTGGAATCACTGGAAGTCCATCATAGTCAAAGTGCTATGTCATCTTCGCCACTCTGATGGTCTCGAATCAAATGATTATGCAATTATGTATGAAGATCTTTGTGCCAAGTACTTTGGGTGGAGaaaagatgatgaagatgaccGATATGTGGTGCTTAACATGAACTCAAGTTGGCTTTCTATCACTGGTAGAAATTCTTTGCAGCAAGATGGCAACAGATGTTGGCTGGATGTCCTTCAGTGTCATTCATGTGCTTTGCATTTCTGCATGAACGAGCTGTCTTCTGTTGGTTTGAGTGTACTTAAGAAGTTGGAGTCTTTTGTTCAAGTTCCTCCAAAGCAGGCTTCCTCATATGCCCTGGTGAGGACTGTCCTTATGATAAATGAAATAGCAAAGTTTTTGGAAGAACCAGAGTTCAGTATGCCAAAAAGTACCATAAAGTTAAAAAGCTTCTTTGCTCTCTGTGAACGTCGCTTTTTTGAGTTAGTTTTTCTTCTCTGGAGAGATGGGACGGCAAGGAGCCTCTTGTGTGTACTTGACTCACCAACTGCATATGGTTTGATTGCTGATTCCCTTGGTGCATATCTTCGGCCGACAAATAAGAATTTGACTCACGGGCATCTTGGCAGAACAACATTGCTTCTGCTCCATGCAGCACGACTGGATGATGTGCTAATTTCAAGACTACAACAGTATCTGGACAATAATTCTGAATGGACTGATTTTTTTCGATGTTTGAAGAGATTTCTTGATACTGGTGTCGATAGAACCTCCTTGATCTCGAACTTTAAGCTTGCCCTTGATTTTACCTTCAATGAGGTAGAGTGGAGGGATGAACTGGATTACATATCCCCAATATGCTATGTGGGTCTTATTGAGTGCCTTGCGTTCCTGTCTTCAGCCTACCTTATACAGAATGATTGTATATTCTGCACAAGTTCTGTGTTGGTCAATATGCTGGAGTGCCGTACCAGCAAGGTTTACCTTGATACCTGTCTGGTATCTAATTCAAGCCCAGATTCTGATATGGATCATATTGCACGCTCAACGGGGCGTTTCATATCTCAGACAATTATGACCATCTTAACAAACAAGAATATGCTCCGGGAATGGGCACGGATGACTTCAACTCCTACTAGTTCGTACATTCCAGTCCTTCAGAAACTAGTTCTCACACTCTATCCATTGATTCTAACTCTTTCTGTTGATAATTGCTATGAGGTCACAAATAGCCTTTTGAAGTGTGGAGTCTTTGAGGATTTACCTTTGGAGTTCTCTCAGAAGATTGTACATGCTTTGCAAATGAGGTCTCGCACACCGAGCAACTTCACAAGAGTATTTGCTGATGCACTTGCTGCGATCGGAAATCGTATGGTAGTTATTGGTTCACCCAAAGGACGAGGAATCAGTGGAAATTTAAATGCTCATATGATTAGCACTGCAGATTTG